The genome window GCAGCAAATAAAGCTGACATAAAGATCATAAGTGCATATTCAAGAGCACCTGAAGCTTTTGCGATATTTGCTAAAGATAAAGGTATAAAAACCGCTAAAGACTTAAAAGGTAAAAAAATAGCAGGCCCAAAAGGCACGATATTAAATGAGCTTTTGGTTAGGTATCTTGCTCTTGGCGGTCTAAGCATAAATGACGTAGAGTTCGTTTCTATGGGCATCCCAGCTGCACAAGCTGCACTTGAAAATGGCAGTGTCGATGCAGCACTTCTTGCTGGACCAGCTGCTTATAATGCTAAAAAATCAGGACTTAGTGTCGTAACAACAGGCAAGGGCGTCATCACTCCAGTCATCGTTACTGCCACAAGCGGAGAATTTTACAAAAAGCATAAAGATATAGTTGAAAAATTTAAAAAGGCTCAAGATGAAATTTTGGCTTTTATGAAAGCAAATGAGGAAGAGGCATTAAAATTTACAGCTGAAGAGACCGGGCTTAGCATAGAGGCGGTAAAGAGTATGTATCCGCAGTATGACTTTAGTCCAAAGATCACGCCTGAAGATATAAAAGCACTTGAAGCTACGCAAGAATTTATGCTTGAGAGCAAGATGATCGAGCAAAAAGTAGATATAAAATCACTTCTAATAGATTAAACAAAAAGGGCAAAATTTGCCCTTTTATCCTAAAGCTTATAATCAAAAATTTACTAAATTTTAGCTCAAATATTTAATAATCAAAACTGACTAGGTGTGTCAAAAAGGTTTAAATTATAAAGCAAAATTAGCACTAAGCAAAAATATAGCCATTATTTTTTGCATTTTTATTTTGCTATAATAGCCCAAAAATTTAATAGGAAAAGATATGATCCCATTTAGCGATGAAGAACTTTTAAAACCAGTCAGTGCAAGTTTGCAAAAGGTATTACCGATGCTTGAAAATGATGGCGGTGGCATGGAGCTACTTGGCATAAAAAATGGCAAAATTTATGTAAGACTTACAGGGCATTGTCATGGATGTGCAGCTAGCACAACTACACTAAAATATGGACTCGAAAGACAACTTCGTATGGATATTCACCCAGAGCTTGAGGTCGTAAATATCCCGATTGGCGAGGAATTTGACATTGATAGATTATAAAAAAATAGGCATTAAACACTTCAAACGTTCTAAATTTAAAGAAGCAATCTTTTACTTCTCTCTAGCTTACGAAAAGACACAGGATAAAAATTTACTATTTTTGATACAAATTTGCTCCCTTGGCGAGAAAAATGCAGAGGAAGCAAAACTTTTATTTGACTATTTTATGGATAAATTAAGAGCTGGCGAAGATGATGAAGGAATGGATGAAATTTTAAAAATTTTAGAATCAAGATTGGCTAGCGATGAGTATTTTGAAGAGCAAGACGCGATCAGCTACGAGGACTTTAAAAAGGCCGTTTATAAGGACGGAAGCTTCAAAAAAGTCTTTGAAAATATCATGTTCTCAACCAAGGTTATGATCTCAAACAAAGATGATTTTTTAGAATTTTTGGGAAATTTGATAAAAAATGACTTTATCGAAATGAGCATAAACTATCTTGAGAGTGCGGCGGTGATGTTTGGCGGTGATGAGCGCATAGATCAGCTTTTTAAAGAGATACAAAAAAGACAAAACGATGAAAATATCAGTAGAAAATAGCTTCATAACAGATGACTCAAACGAGTGCGAAAATGGCTCATTTTTCGTGCAAACTACTGCAAATGCAAAATTTGCAGAGGCTGCGGTAAAAAATGGCGCTAAGATAATCAGCCTTGAAGAGTGCAAGAAGCTTTTAAAAATCGATGAAAGCTTAAAGATAGTTGGCATCACGGGCACAAATGGCAAGACCACAACGGCTGCTGCTATCTATGAGACTTTGCGAAATTTAGGCAAAAAATGCGGCCTAAGTGGCACAAGAGGGGCATTTATAGAGGGCAAGCAGATAGATGATAAGGCGCTTACGACGAGTGCCATTTTAAAGACCCTTTCTTACCTCAAAGCAGCCAGCGAGCAAGACTGCGAGTACTTTGTGATGGAGGTTAGCTCACACGCGATAGCTCAAAAGCGCATAGAGAGCTTGAAATTTGCTCTAAAAATTTTTACAAATTTGACTCAAGACCACCTCGACTACCACAAGAGCATGGAGGAGTACGCTAGGGTAAAGTCGAGCTTTTTTGATGATGATTGCATGAAGCTTATAAATGCTGATGATAATGGCATTAAATTTAACCCAAAAAACGCCTATACGTATTCGCTCAAAAAGCCAGCCAGCTTTGCGCCGATAGTTTATGGGTTAAAGGACGGCATAGACGCGGTTATCAAGACGCCAAATGGTGATGTGGAGATAGACTCAAGCTTGCAAGGTGAGTTTAATCTTTATAACCTAATCGCAGCCCTTGGCGCAGTTTACCTGCTAGAGCGCCCAGATACAGCCACACTTTCAAAGGCGATAAGCAAATTTAAAGGTGTTAGTGGCAGAATGGAAGTGGTTAGCACCGATCCGCTAGTCATCGTGGATTTTGCCCATACGCCAGATGGTATCGAGAAGGTGCTAAACTCGCTTAGACATCTAAATTTGATAGCTGTATTTGGCGCAGGCGGTGATAGAGATAGGACAAAGCGTCCAAAAATGGGAGCAATAGCCCAAAAATACGCAAGAATTTGTATCGTCACAAGTGACAATCCAAGAAGCGAAGAGCCAGAGAGCATAATAGATGAAATTTGTGCTGGTATGAGTCAAAATGAAAATTTGATACGAAACGCTAACCGCAAAGAGGCGATCGCACTAGCCATTAGCAAGCTAGAACCCGGCTGGGCGCTTGTCATACTTGGCAAAGGCGACGAGCCATATCAAGAGATAAAGGGCGTCAAGCACCCATTTAGCGACAAAGAAGTAGTAAGAGAGCTTTTAAAGAGGTAAAAATGAATATAGAAATTTTAGCTAGTAAGATCCATAGAGCCGTCGTAACAGACGCAAATTTAAACTATGTTGGCTCGATCAGCATCGGCGAGGAGCTTATAAAAGCTGCAAATTTGATAGAAAATCAAAAGGTTGAAATTTTAGACGTAAATAATGGCGAGAGATTTGCCACCTATGTGATAAAAGGTAAAAAAGGCGAAATTTGCCTAAACGGCGCAGCTGCGAGAAAGGTCTGCGTGGGCGATGTGGTCATCATCGTGGCTTACGCTAGCATGAAATTTAAAAAGGCTAAGAAATTTAAGCCAACCATCGTGCACGTAAATAACAAAAACGAGATCATAAAGGAGTAGGCGATGTTTGAGGGATTTGACTTTTCAAAGATGGGGCAGATGCTTGAGGATGTGCAAAAGCAGGCCAAGCAGATGGAAGAAGAGAGCAAAAATAAAGAATTTGGAGCAAAAAGTGGTGGCGGACTTGTAAGCGTGAGAGCAAACGGCAGTGGCGAGATACTTGATATTAGCATAGATGATAGCTTGCTTGAAGATAAAGAGAGTATGCAAATTTTACTAATAAGCGCCGTAAATGACGTGCTAAAATCAGTTGAGGCCGATAAGAAAAACACCGCTTCAAGGATGCTTGGCGGCCTTGCTTCGATGGGGATAAAATGAGATTAAAATATAAATTTACTCTTGCATTTTTGCTATCAGCGCTTTGTCTAAACGCCGATCCTAGGCCTACTCAAGAGGACTTTAACGCCTGCTTTGAAAAGAACAAAAACTCGATCGTCTCTGTAAATAAACACTTTGGCGTGGCTATCACTAAAAATTTGATCGCAGTACCAAAAAGTGAGGGAGCTCCACTTGGCGAATATGTCAAATTTGACCCATATTTGCAGCTCTTTTTGGTCCGCTCTAGCAAGGAGCTAAGCCCTGTCGTGATGGCTGATGAGACCAACGAGGAGCGCATCAAAAAGAGCACCTGGGTTGGCATCTTAAATGACTCTAACAACACAGTGATGGGTCACATCAAGTCTTTGGGGCAAAATTTAGGCGACTTTGATACGCTAAGCTTCGAGTATAACGCAACTGGCGAGATAAACACACCTTGCTGCAAGATGATAGGCATAGCTGTTGGAGCTGATAAATTTATACCAAATCGCTATTTAAAGCATTTTGTATCTTACGATGATGTCTACTACGGCGATATTGGCGTGAAATTTTTACAAAAAGAGGATAAATTTTTTGTAGGGCTTGTCGATCCTTTGGGCCGTGGCAAGATGATGATGGTTGATGATGAGTTAGTTAGTGTAAATGGTATCAAGCCAAAAAGCTTAAGAGAGCTAAATGAGATGGTACTTTTTGCTCCAAAGGGCGCAAAGCTTGACATCATCGTGAAGCGCGATAAGCAAGAAATGCTCTTTCAAGTGCCAGTAAGTGGGGATGTTAAATTTAACCAAAGTCTTGATGTAGACGCCCCTTCGAGCCTTGATATACCAAATTTTAATATCATGCCAAAAGAGCCACAAACGATGCTTGATGATAAGATTTTGGTGGATTATGGTATCACGGTGGATAAAAAT of Campylobacter concisus contains these proteins:
- a CDS encoding NrtA/SsuA/CpmA family ABC transporter substrate-binding protein: MRKFFKILCAASLLCLVANASELDKIGMTYVKSPLNVPSIVDKFKGFYAKSFGIPVEYSEITSGAKQTQALASNSLQFLNCVGGTSVILAAANKADIKIISAYSRAPEAFAIFAKDKGIKTAKDLKGKKIAGPKGTILNELLVRYLALGGLSINDVEFVSMGIPAAQAALENGSVDAALLAGPAAYNAKKSGLSVVTTGKGVITPVIVTATSGEFYKKHKDIVEKFKKAQDEILAFMKANEEEALKFTAEETGLSIEAVKSMYPQYDFSPKITPEDIKALEATQEFMLESKMIEQKVDIKSLLID
- a CDS encoding NifU family protein translates to MIPFSDEELLKPVSASLQKVLPMLENDGGGMELLGIKNGKIYVRLTGHCHGCAASTTTLKYGLERQLRMDIHPELEVVNIPIGEEFDIDRL
- a CDS encoding YbaB/EbfC family nucleoid-associated protein — protein: MFEGFDFSKMGQMLEDVQKQAKQMEEESKNKEFGAKSGGGLVSVRANGSGEILDISIDDSLLEDKESMQILLISAVNDVLKSVEADKKNTASRMLGGLASMGIK
- the panD gene encoding aspartate 1-decarboxylase, whose product is MNIEILASKIHRAVVTDANLNYVGSISIGEELIKAANLIENQKVEILDVNNGERFATYVIKGKKGEICLNGAAARKVCVGDVVIIVAYASMKFKKAKKFKPTIVHVNNKNEIIKE
- a CDS encoding UDP-N-acetylmuramoyl-L-alanyl-D-glutamate--2,6-diaminopimelate ligase; its protein translation is MKISVENSFITDDSNECENGSFFVQTTANAKFAEAAVKNGAKIISLEECKKLLKIDESLKIVGITGTNGKTTTAAAIYETLRNLGKKCGLSGTRGAFIEGKQIDDKALTTSAILKTLSYLKAASEQDCEYFVMEVSSHAIAQKRIESLKFALKIFTNLTQDHLDYHKSMEEYARVKSSFFDDDCMKLINADDNGIKFNPKNAYTYSLKKPASFAPIVYGLKDGIDAVIKTPNGDVEIDSSLQGEFNLYNLIAALGAVYLLERPDTATLSKAISKFKGVSGRMEVVSTDPLVIVDFAHTPDGIEKVLNSLRHLNLIAVFGAGGDRDRTKRPKMGAIAQKYARICIVTSDNPRSEEPESIIDEICAGMSQNENLIRNANRKEAIALAISKLEPGWALVILGKGDEPYQEIKGVKHPFSDKEVVRELLKR
- a CDS encoding DUF7488 domain-containing protein, which gives rise to MRLKYKFTLAFLLSALCLNADPRPTQEDFNACFEKNKNSIVSVNKHFGVAITKNLIAVPKSEGAPLGEYVKFDPYLQLFLVRSSKELSPVVMADETNEERIKKSTWVGILNDSNNTVMGHIKSLGQNLGDFDTLSFEYNATGEINTPCCKMIGIAVGADKFIPNRYLKHFVSYDDVYYGDIGVKFLQKEDKFFVGLVDPLGRGKMMMVDDELVSVNGIKPKSLRELNEMVLFAPKGAKLDIIVKRDKQEMLFQVPVSGDVKFNQSLDVDAPSSLDIPNFNIMPKEPQTMLDDKILVDYGITVDKNLVVTKVEPKSNAEIFGIKIGDKILGFDKQSVSSREELLEKLGELKNFTLLFTRNDFQFFARVPK